acCCTTTTCTTAGTTTTGATATACAGCAGTAACACTTGAGGCCTTTAAGGACCACTACCATGTTATTCCCATAAAGCATAAACTGATTTGACCATAATATCAATAGTGCATGCCACTTtaagcttttactttgaaatcagCTCTAGAAGTTCTCTCTGAATATTTGTTTGTAACACCTTAAGAGCAGAGTTGCAACTTTATATTATTTCCCAAGGAAAGGGCCACCATTAgagaacagtaaaaaaaatacaagcacaGTTTTTGTAGTAGAAATACTCATTAATCCTCACATATCCTATAAGTTTTTTCTTGCAACCCCCCAGGTCGGGAACCACTGAAGCTGGCTGGTGAACCACAAGAGAGATGCTTTGCTTCACTTTCTCCACTTGGGGGCATCAGTGTGCTATAGGCATGTTTTTGCAGTGGACTTTCCGGTATTGACTTGCTAGGTCATGATGACCTCTGTCCTGAAAGAGTCTGGCAGGTCATAGTAGGTCCTGCTGATGTCAAACATGTTTCTGAAGGGTAGTAAGTCTTCTACTGTAAACTTATCATCCTGGCCAGTCCACACTGTTAGAGTGTACCTGTGAACATAGGGAAGCAAAATAACTTGAATAATTGAAATCAAAGCTACATAAGTGCAAAGGACTGGAGCAGTTACTGTACTGTGAGTGAACTTTAACACAGCATGATGACTGGTTGGGCCACGTGCCATCAGCAGAGGGACTGAGCAGAGATAAAGTAATGCTGGAATGACTGACTTGTCTCACTGTGATGATGATTACCTGTCTGACTGCTGCAGCAGCCATGTGAGCTGGGAGGACGACTGGGCCAGAAGAGCTGCACGCACGGGAAAGGTGACTGGGTGTTTGAGGGTTCTACATATCTCCTCCATCCTTTGCACCATCTCCCAGCTGTAACCTGAAAACATTTGTAACAAATCACCATGCAAGTCTTCTTCTCACTGTGACTACAGCTTTCACAAACTATTTATTCAAGTGCCTTCACCTGGGTTAACTTTCCCAGCAGTCCACCCTGTAGTCCAGCCAAGAGAGAGCACAGTGCGAGCTGGAAGATCTGTCACGGCAGAAAGAAAAGCCTGATGCTCCAAAGGTGTAGCCTGTCCACCAGGACCAGATAGAATATCTGCATTCACCCACACAGGAGGGCTCCAGTCATTCAGCACTTCCTCCAGCAGAGCCATAGAGGGGGACACAGCATCAAGGCTGCATGGAGGAGTACAACACAGTGGTGGCATCACACACGATCACAAGGTACCTAATAGGAACATTAACCCAGTCTCACCTCTTGAAGTCTAATTTTATTCccttgctgtgtgttttcacgCCTTGCAGCCAGTCCGTCAGTGTGATGTCACTGTCGGTGTCAGGAGGATGCGCCATGATTGGTTCTTTGGGGTCCTTACCCCTGATTATTACGTCAGCTTCGATCATATGCGAGGGACCTGAGTTGTTGATCAATGGGGAACAGCAGGGTCAACTAGAGTATGCTGAATAAGCAGCGCTCCTCTAGAATAGCTTGTTTGTACAAAGCACAGACATTTAAGGTCGTAGCCCATCCTCAGTGCACAAACAAGCAGCACCTTACACATAACTGATTTATATGACACAGTCTAGAACAGCTTTGTAAGCAATGAGAGGATCCTATTACCAGGGATCCTGCTGTTCCTCTTAGACACAAACAACCTATTCATcatcacaaaaaacaacaacaacaaaaaaacacccatCTTTGGGaataattaatttcaaacaatatgacaaaacaagacaagagTTAGCTCATTAAATCAAAAGACCTTAAAGTGTTTAAAGGATAAATCTGACAATACGTCTTGTGTAATAAGTTTTCACATCATGGGCAGAGCACATTAGTTCTTCAGTGATTCaacaagaacatttaaaaaatctctCCCATGTCAGGTAGCTGGAAATTTACACTGTGAACATGTCTGTTCATTGTTCAAAAGTTTGATAATGAAACTTATCTGTATTTTTAATCTAATATGTTCCATATTCATATCAGGCACACAAATGCCTATGTCTAATAATGGCTGAAGTagcaaaaacacactgtaaaacacagaccAGGTCCACTGTGGTCAGGATGTAGAAGTAATATGgccatttgttttgatttttattaaaatgttttccaaaatgtacaaattgCCGTTTACTGTGTTACCTGCTAGAGCCTCCATCAATCTGCTCCTGCTGTTGACAGCGTGCGACCATCTCACCTCGGCTGCATCCCTCTGCTTTATGTGACTCTGGCTTAAGAAATAGTCCAGAGTTTGGTCGGACATATCCTCTGCGAAACAAAACCTTACTTTCAATTTCACGGCCTGATTATCATTTCAGTTCGTTCCTGAACATGAGTTAGTTACTAATAAGTGGCGTTAGCTACTGCAGAGTTAGCAAGGTGAGCTAAGTTAGCTGGATTCCTGGGACATAGGAGTAACGTTACAGCTGAAAATAGTTTGCAAACTATaatgttttttggttgttttaccCTTTAATTTCCAAACGACATAAACAATTAAACATCCGCTTAAAACTAAGGCAGTTCTGCGGATGTTTCCTGGAGAAAGAAACATGGATGTATTAGGAAAA
This window of the Channa argus isolate prfri chromosome 11, Channa argus male v1.0, whole genome shotgun sequence genome carries:
- the fam151b gene encoding protein FAM151B isoform X2, whose protein sequence is MSDQTLDYFLSQSHIKQRDAAEVRWSHAVNSRSRLMEALAGPSHMIEADVIIRGKDPKEPIMAHPPDTDSDITLTDWLQGVKTHSKGIKLDFKSLDAVSPSMALLEEVLNDWSPPVWVNADILSGPGGQATPLEHQAFLSAVTDLPARTVLSLGWTTGWTAGKVNPGYSWEMVQRMEEICRTLKHPVTFPVRAALLAQSSSQLTWLLQQSDRYTLTVWTGQDDKFTVEDLLPFRNMFDISRTYYDLPDSFRTEVIMT
- the fam151b gene encoding protein FAM151B isoform X1; its protein translation is MFLSPGNIRRTALVLSGCLIVYVVWKLKEDMSDQTLDYFLSQSHIKQRDAAEVRWSHAVNSRSRLMEALAGPSHMIEADVIIRGKDPKEPIMAHPPDTDSDITLTDWLQGVKTHSKGIKLDFKSLDAVSPSMALLEEVLNDWSPPVWVNADILSGPGGQATPLEHQAFLSAVTDLPARTVLSLGWTTGWTAGKVNPGYSWEMVQRMEEICRTLKHPVTFPVRAALLAQSSSQLTWLLQQSDRYTLTVWTGQDDKFTVEDLLPFRNMFDISRTYYDLPDSFRTEVIMT